One segment of Brassica napus cultivar Da-Ae chromosome C3, Da-Ae, whole genome shotgun sequence DNA contains the following:
- the LOC106410441 gene encoding U3 small nucleolar RNA-associated protein 21 homolog yields MGIFEPFRAIGYITSTVPFSVQRLGTETFVTVSVGKAFQIYNCAKLNLVIISPQLPKKIRALASYRDFTFAAFGNEIAVFKRAHQVATWSKHVAKVDLLLLFGEHVLSLDVEGNMFIWAFKGIEEHLAPVGHVELCEKFTPTCIVHPDTYLNKVLVGSQEGPLQLWNINTKKMLYQFKGWGSPVCCCVSSPALDVVAIGCADGKIHVHNLKLDQEVVSFEHASRGAVTALSFSTDGRPLLASGGSFGVISIWNLNKRRLQSVIRDAHDSSIISLNFLANEPVLMSASADNSLKMWIFDTNDGDPRLLRFRSGHSAPPLCIRFYSNGRHILSAGQDRAFRLFSVIQEQQSRELSQRHISRRAKKLRLKEEELKLKPVIAFDCAEIRERDWCNVVTCHMDTAEAYVWRLQNFVLGEHILKPCPENPTPIKACAISACGNFAVVGTASGWIERFNLQSGISRGSYMDKSETRSYSHDGEVIGVACDSTNTLMISAGYHGDIKVWDFKKRELKSRWDVGCSLVKIIYHRVNGLLATVANDFVIRLYDVVALRMVREFRGHTDRITDLCFSEDGKWLLSSSMDGSLRIWDVILAKQIDGVHVDVPITALSLSPNMDILATAHSDQNGVYLWVNQSMYSGAPNVDSYASGKNVVNVRLPSVSALRYSEADADDKKTQVSENSESATAASFSISPEQIPELVTLSLLPKSQWQSLINLDIIKARNKPIEPPKKPEKAPFFLPSIPSLSGDIVFKSNESDNDGEDEDKNKDSKNSMKNFDALESPFSKLLKSSWDSKYFSNFTDYIKGLSPSALDIELRMLEIIDEDVEEELIQRPEFISIGQLLDYLIHEITCRNNFEFMQAVMRLFLKIHGETIRCHPSLQEKARKLLETQSLVWQKMDKLFQSTRCIVTFLSNSQF; encoded by the exons ATGGGAATCTTTGAACCCTTTAGAGCTATAGGATACATAACGAGCACTGTTCCTTTCTCCGTTCAGCGATTGGGCACCGAGACCTTCGTCACCGTCAGCGTCGGCAAAGCTTTCCAGATTTACAAC TGTGCCAAGCTTAACCTTGTCATTATCA GTCCTCAACTCCCAAAGAAAATCAGAGCTCTTGCTTCTTACCGTGACTTCACTTTTGCTGCTTTTGGTAATGAAATCGCTGTTTTCAAACGTGCTCATCAG GTAGCGACTTGGAGCAAGCATGTTGCTAAAGTCGACCTGCTTCTCTTGTTTGGAGAACACGTACTAAGTCTTGACGTTGAGGGGAACATGTTCATATGGGCATTCAAAGGAATTGAAGAACATCTAGCTCCTGTTGGACATGTCGAACTTTGTGAAAAGTTTACTCCTACTTGTATTGTTCATCCAGACACTTACTTGAACAAG GTTCTTGTTGGGAGCCAAGAGGGTCCGCTGCAGCTATGGAACATAAATACTAAGAAGATGCTCTATCAGTTTAAGGGTTGGGGTTCACCTGTCTGCTGCTGTGTTTCTTCCCCTGCCTTGGATGTTGTTGCCATCGGTTGTGCTGATGGAAAGATCCATGTTCATAACTTAAAATTGGACCAAGAGGTTGTATCGTTTGAACACGCCTCGCGAGGTGCCGTTACTGCTTTGTCCTTCAGTACAG ATGGGCGTCCCCTTCTTGCATCCGGAGGTTCTTTTGGTGTGATAAGCATCTGGAATCTTAACAAAAGGAGGCTTCAGTCAGTCATTAGAGATGCACATGACAGCTCTATAATCTCATTGAACTTTTTAGCAAATGAACCTGTGCTAATGAGTGCATCAGCAGATAACTCACTCAAG ATGTGGATTTTTGACACAAATGATGGTGATCCTCGTCTACTACGCTTCCGTTCTGGGCATAGCGCCCCACCCCTGTGTATCAG GTTCTACTCTAATGGGCGGCACATTTTGTCTGCTGGCCAGGATCGTGCCTTCCGCTTGTTCTCTGTCATCCAG GAGCAACAAAGTAGAGAGCTGTCTCAAAGGCACATATCCAGGCGAGCCAAAAAATTGCGTTTGAAG GAGGAAGAGCTGAAACTGAAGCCTGTTATTGCGTTTGATTGCG CTGAAATTAGGGAGCGTGATTGGTGCAATGTGGTCACATGCCATATGGATACAGCAGAAGCATATGTATGGAGGCTTCAAAACTTTGTTCTTGGAGAACATATCCTCAAACCATGCCCTGAAAATCCAACACCAATTAAG GCTTGTGCAATCAGTGCTTGTGGAAACTTTGCAGTAGTCGGAACTGCGAGTGGCTGGATTGAGAGATTCAACCTCCAATCTGGAATCAGCCGTGGTAGCTACATGGATAAGTCAGAGACAAGAAGTTACTCCCATGATGGTGAAGTGATTGGAGTTGCTTGCGACTCCACAAACACACTCATGATAAGTGCTGGATACCATGGTGATATAAAG GTTTGGGATTTCAAGAAGAGGGAACTAAAGTCCAGGTGGGATGTTGGGTGTTCACTTGTTAAAATCATTTACCACCGTGTAAATG GTCTCTTGGCTACGGTGGCAAATGATTTTGTTATCCGCTTGTATGATGTTGTTGCACTGAGGATGGTCCGTGAGTTTAGAGGCCATACAGACCGTATAACAGATTTGTGCTTTAGTGAGGATGGCAAGTGGCTTCTCTCATCTAGCATGGACGGAAGTCTCAGAATCTGGGATGTGATACTGGCGAAACAGATCGATGGAGTGCATGTCGATGTGCCAATAACAGCATTGTCTTTATCGCCGAACATGGACATTTTGGCAACAGCTCATTCTGATCAGAACGGTGTCTACTTGTG GGTTAACCAATCCATGTACTCTGGAGCTCCAAATGTTGACTCTTATGCTAGTGGGAAGAATGTAGTGAATGTTAGATTGCCTTCAGTCTCTGCGTTGAGATATTCTGAGGCTGATGCTGATGATAAGAAGACGCAAGTTTCAGAAAATTCTGAAAGCGCAACTGCTGCCAGCTTCTCGATTTCCCCTGAACAGATTCCAGAGCTTGTTACTCTGTCTCTTTTACCAAAAAGCCAGTGGCAAAGCTTGATCAACTTAGATATAATCAAG GCCCGGAACAAACCAATAGAGCCTCCAAAGAAACCTGAGAAGGCTCCTTTTTTCTTGCCCTCGATTCCATCGCTGTCGGGAGATATAGTGTTCAAGTCAAATGAATCAGACAATGATGGGGAAGATGAGGACAAGAATAAAGACTCCAAGAATAGCATGAAGAATTTTGATGCATTGGAATCTCCATTCTCAAAACTTCTCAAGTCCTCTTGGGATTCAAAATACT TTTCAAATTTCACAGATTACATTAAGGGTTTATCCCCATCAGCTCTGGACATTGAGCTAAGGATGCTTGAAATTATAGATGAAGATGTTGAAGAAGAGCTTATCCAAAGACCTGAGTTTATATCTATTGGACAGCTTCTGGATTACCTCATCCATGAGATCACTTGCAGAAACAACTTTGAGTTTATGCAGGCAGTTATGAGATTGTTTCTGAAG ATCCATGGTGAGACCATACGGTGCCACCCAAGTTTACAAGAGAAGGCAAGGAAGCTGTTAGAAACCCAGAGTTTGGTGTGGCAGAAGATGGACAAGCTTTTCCAGAGCACAAGATGCATAGTTACCTTCCTTAGCAATTCACAGTTTTGA